The Arachis ipaensis cultivar K30076 chromosome B03, Araip1.1, whole genome shotgun sequence region ATGAATCGATAAAGGAAACCAAAAACAAACTGTTAGCTCGGGTATTTGCCATTTGTGCGTATTGAGGGTTGTTTAGTTCCCGTCCGtttggttttgtttttgtttcatGATTATCTATTATTAGGTCCAGTTAGTTGCTTTACCCAAACCTTTGGCTATTTCCTTTCCAATTTCTTCATTTGCGCACAACAAGTTGGCCTTTTAAAATCTCAGATTTTCCATCCCCACCTCCCACGCCCAAAGTGGAAAGGAAAATCCAAGATTTTACAAATTGATTGatttctctctcccttctcccttCCCCCCGGTCGAGATCAGAAAGAAACAGCTCTTTCTTTGATGGCGGAAGAACACAGGTGCCAAGCTCCACGCCTCTGCGTAAATAATTGTGGATTCTTTGGAAGCCCGACCACAAACGGCCTCTGCTCCAAGTGCTATCGCAATCTCCAGCTTAAGGAGCAGCAGTCTTCCTCTGCCAAATTGGTCCTCAACCAAACCCTGCAGGTTCCTCCGGCAGCAGAACCTATTTCTACTCCTTCagcatcaacatcatcatcttgTACGGAGGAGCTTGATCGTCCTTGCAGCGCAGCAGTGATGGAGGAGAAGGTAGCAGCGAATCGGTGTGCAAGATGCAGGAGGCGTGTGGGGCTTACGGGGTTCAAGTGCAGGTGTGGGTTGACGTTGTGTGGGTCCCATCGGCACCCAGAACAACACTCATGCCACTTCGATTTCAAGGGATTCGGGAGGGAGCAAATCGCAAAGGCAAACCCTCTAATCAAGGCCGACAAGCTTAACAAGATTTGAATCTTCAATGATTCTTATGTGCTGTGCCTCATTATTCTGTAAATTAAACTTAATATAACAAACTATCCCTCCATTcaaatattcttttcttttttattttcttaaatacTTGCCACCTTCCACCTTCCTTATCAAATTATTTTACATTTCTTTAGTTTAAATTGTCAATATAAGTATCTAAGTTTCTATACATGTAGCATGACTATAATTAAGGAAAAGTTTAAGGCCAataactttattaaattttggtcGGTAtgtaattagtaaaaaaaaatgagtaatttcatattattgaatgaaattttataccattaaaaatattattaatgacTATTTAATGGTGCAAATTACAAAAGTTACTAGTCCCTAGCACTCCTCTATAATTAATTCAACATAAGGGGGTTGGGAGGTGCTGCAAAAATTAGTATGCTaaagaatttcaaaaataaatttaggTTGGATATGTTGGGTTTGGTAGAAACAAAGAAGGAGTTACTGACTAAATTTGATGTTGCTCGTATCTGGGGGAGTGACAGAACATGTTGGGAATTTGTAAGTTTTATTGGGTCTTCTGGAGGCCTGATGCTAATATGGAATGAAACGGCCTTCAAGCTGTATAATTGTTATAAAGGAGATAGATGGTTGTGTCTAGAAGGAGTTGTGAGAAAAGATA contains the following coding sequences:
- the LOC107634131 gene encoding zinc finger A20 and AN1 domain-containing stress-associated protein 3, whose amino-acid sequence is MAEEHRCQAPRLCVNNCGFFGSPTTNGLCSKCYRNLQLKEQQSSSAKLVLNQTLQVPPAAEPISTPSASTSSSCTEELDRPCSAAVMEEKVAANRCARCRRRVGLTGFKCRCGLTLCGSHRHPEQHSCHFDFKGFGREQIAKANPLIKADKLNKI